The Gemmatimonadota bacterium genomic sequence GAACCCCCAAGGTCGCCGCCCGTGGGCAGGGCGGCCTGCTGGAAGTGGCGCTGCATCCTGCCTTCGCCTCCAACCGGTATGTCTACCTGAGCTACTCCAAGGCGCTCGCCGACACCGGGACGCTCACGACCACCGCCATTGGTCGCGGTCGCCTGGAGGGGGACAAGCTGGTCGACTTCACCGACATCTTCGTGGCGGAGACGCGCGGTACAAGCGGACATTTCGGGTCGCGGCTCGCCTTCGATCGCGCGGGGTTCCTGTTCATCACGGTCGGCGATCGCATGGCGCCGCCGTCGGGCAACCTCGAGGCGCATCCGGCACAGGACCTGTCGAACCACCACGGCAAGGTGATCCGGCTCCATGATGATGGCCGGGTGCCGAGCGACAATCCGTTTGTAGGTCGGGCCGGCGCGCGCGGTGAGATCTGGAGCTACGGGCACCGGAACATGCAGGCGCTGGTGATCCACCCGGTGACGGGCGACGTCTGGATCACCGAGCACGGCCCCCAGGGCGGCGATGAACTCAACCTGATCAAGAAGGGGGCCAACTACGGATGGCCGGTGATCGGTTTCGGTGTGAACTACGGCTCCGGATCAGCGATCCACGGCGGGACGCGCAAGGACGGGATGGAAAACGCCGTCCACGTCTGGGTGCCATCCATCGGGGTCTCGGGGATGACCTACTACACTGGCGACAAGTTCCCCGAGTGGAAGGGGAACCTGTTGGCCGGCGGGATGTCAGGCGAGCAACTCGGGCGCTTCTCCATGAACGGGCAAACGGCGGAGTTGGCCGAGACGATCGTTCGCCGGCAAGGACGCATCCGGGATGTGCGGACGGGTCCGGACGGCTACGTCTACCTCGCCATCGAAGATCGGAGTGGCAAGCCGACGCCGATCATGCGACTGGAGCCGGTCAAGCGCTGAACGCGTCGCGCGTCAGTCGCTGGTGATCGCGCGGCGGGCGATGGTCGCGCGGGAGCGGACGAGGGCCGCCACGTTGACCAGAACGTCAATGTGTGCGGCCTCGGCACCCGTCCGGAGGAAGACAAAGCTCCCGTTGGTCGCTGCGTCGTAGGCGGAGAGCCCGGCGCGGTCGTAGGTGTCCGCAAACAATGACGTGCGCCGAGTGACCGTGGGGACGGCCCCTGGCGCCAGCACCGTCTCGACGAGATGCGTCGAATCGCGATAGAACAAGGTGTTGCCCGGCGGTCCCCAGTGTGGCTGCTCGCCCCCGTGCTCGGAGATCCGGACCACCGGCCCCGCGGTCATCGACGGTCGCACGAAGACCTGGGTGACGCCGTCTTCTGCCGCCGTGTAGGCCACCCGCGCGCCGCTCGGCGACACACTCGCGGACCGTTCGCCTTCCTCGGAGTGGTAGTGCCCCAAGCCGCCCGTGGCCAGGTCAATGGCCACCAGGTCGGGGCGCGCCCGAGGCGCGAGGATCACGCCGCGCAGCGAGTCGCCGGTCGCGGTGAACGCATGCAGGCGGATCATGCCCCGGCCGCTGAACACCGTGCGTGCGCTGTCCGGGCGATCGAGTCGCTGCGCCACCACGTGGCTCTCGCCCTCGTCACCACTGCGGACCCAGGCGAGCGTCCGTCCGTCTGGGCTGAAGACCGGGGATTGGTTCCGGCCGCTCCGGGTGATGCGCCGCGCGCCGCCGGCCAACCCGAAGACCTGGATGTCGCTGGTCCCGTCGGCGTTGATCACTTCGGCGGCGATGTCGCCGTTGACTGGTGAGGCAACCGGGGTCCCATAGTCGCGAAGTGCCCCGGTGACCGCGCGGGCGGTTCCGGCGCGGTCCACGACGACGATATCCGAGGCGCGTGGTGCCGCCTCGAGGAAGGCGAAGACCCCGGAGTGCGACGCGGCGAATGCCTGGCGCCGCGGGCCGCGGGTCGCCGTCGTCATCGTGACCACGGCGAGCGGGGTACCCTCCGGCTGCCAGTCGGCATTCAGGGTGACCGCGTGGACGGTGCCGTCCTCGGAGCCGAAGAACAGGTATCCGCTAACAAACTGCGGCGTGCTTCCCTTCAGGTCGCCCAGGGGTCGCT encodes the following:
- a CDS encoding PQQ-dependent sugar dehydrogenase, with the protein product MLARALFVGLALLPGALHGQGQVFKSALHDYRLTTVADGLVNPWSMAFLPNGDMLVTERPGRLRLVRGGKLVEQPISGTPKVAARGQGGLLEVALHPAFASNRYVYLSYSKALADTGTLTTTAIGRGRLEGDKLVDFTDIFVAETRGTSGHFGSRLAFDRAGFLFITVGDRMAPPSGNLEAHPAQDLSNHHGKVIRLHDDGRVPSDNPFVGRAGARGEIWSYGHRNMQALVIHPVTGDVWITEHGPQGGDELNLIKKGANYGWPVIGFGVNYGSGSAIHGGTRKDGMENAVHVWVPSIGVSGMTYYTGDKFPEWKGNLLAGGMSGEQLGRFSMNGQTAELAETIVRRQGRIRDVRTGPDGYVYLAIEDRSGKPTPIMRLEPVKR